Proteins encoded by one window of Actinocorallia herbida:
- a CDS encoding LLM class flavin-dependent oxidoreductase gives MKFGIMAPHQYPFEDDLRTRLRELTGLVEHAADLGYHSVWTINHFLSNLATPQPISMMARLIECSGEMRIGSGILLLPLFHPVHVAEEFATLDQLSGGRVSLGVAAGYREHEFQALGVDMDGRFRRLDEGVRLIKALWSGETLDFEGEFTTLKGARCGVPPLQKGGPPIYIGAGGKKAVRRAARLGDGWYAPGNSPNPRYLAEHTAVYDAALAEYGRTPVDRPIGVELYCAPTTERAVAEALPHARREYYSYAEYPALSWQRDRFDELVRHTLLLGSPELLIERIREYEALGFDHLIFRPMWLGMPVEDARRSLELFAREVMPAFA, from the coding sequence GTGAAGTTCGGCATCATGGCCCCGCACCAGTACCCGTTCGAGGACGACCTGCGCACCCGGTTGCGGGAGCTGACCGGCCTCGTCGAGCACGCCGCGGACCTGGGCTACCACTCGGTCTGGACGATCAACCACTTCCTGTCCAACCTCGCCACCCCGCAGCCGATCTCGATGATGGCGCGGCTCATCGAGTGCAGCGGCGAGATGCGGATCGGCAGCGGCATCCTGCTCCTGCCGCTGTTCCACCCGGTGCACGTCGCCGAGGAGTTCGCCACCCTCGACCAGCTCTCCGGCGGCCGGGTGTCCCTCGGCGTGGCGGCGGGCTACCGGGAGCACGAGTTCCAGGCGCTCGGCGTGGACATGGACGGCAGGTTCCGCAGGCTCGACGAGGGCGTCCGGCTGATCAAGGCGCTGTGGTCGGGTGAGACCCTCGACTTCGAGGGCGAGTTCACGACGCTCAAGGGCGCCCGCTGCGGGGTCCCGCCGCTCCAGAAGGGGGGCCCGCCGATCTACATCGGCGCGGGCGGCAAGAAGGCGGTGCGCCGCGCGGCCCGGTTGGGCGACGGCTGGTACGCGCCGGGGAACTCGCCCAATCCGCGGTACCTCGCCGAGCACACCGCGGTGTACGACGCGGCGCTGGCGGAGTACGGCAGGACACCCGTGGACCGGCCGATCGGGGTCGAGCTGTACTGCGCCCCGACCACCGAGCGGGCCGTGGCCGAGGCGCTGCCGCACGCCCGCCGCGAGTACTACTCCTACGCGGAGTACCCCGCGCTGAGCTGGCAGCGCGACAGGTTCGACGAGCTGGTGCGGCACACGCTGCTGCTGGGATCGCCGGAGCTGCTCATCGAGCGCATCCGCGAGTACGAGGCGCTCGGGTTCGACCACCTGATCTTCCGGCCGATGTGGCTGGGGATGCCGGTGGAGGACGCCAGGCGCTCGCTCGAGCTGTTCGCCCGCGAGGTGATGCCCGCCTTCGCCTGA
- a CDS encoding acyl-CoA dehydrogenase family protein, which produces MPAIFTPEQLDLERTLLALGEQGPVLARAGHEQGWREPSFESVLMEDYGLVGVPEEAGGVGSGLVDLAVAVEALGRRLVPTRFVAQAAAVQLGLAAGIDVSAAVEGGARWSPAVDEPGRDGFADPATDLVDGRVRGAKTLVAFPEGADALVVSLPGRTALVPAEGVLVRASLDPSRPYGAVSLDTEPLAVGPAGDGLLRGAVLVAADLCGVARGAIELGAAYARERRQFGRPIGAFQGVAFQLVEAFVGLKAAWDLTLYAAWAVQEGEADAAAHAHAAKARAGEAAVFAAERAIQVHGGMGITHEADPQLYLRRALATEPWFGAPSWHRRALGRIRLGG; this is translated from the coding sequence ATGCCCGCGATCTTCACCCCTGAACAGCTCGATCTCGAGCGCACCCTGCTCGCCCTCGGGGAGCAGGGGCCGGTCCTCGCCCGCGCCGGGCACGAGCAGGGCTGGCGTGAGCCTTCGTTCGAGAGCGTCCTGATGGAGGACTACGGCCTCGTCGGGGTGCCCGAAGAGGCCGGCGGCGTGGGGTCGGGCCTGGTCGACCTCGCCGTCGCCGTGGAGGCGCTCGGCCGGAGGCTCGTGCCCACCCGTTTCGTCGCGCAGGCCGCGGCCGTCCAACTCGGCCTCGCGGCGGGGATCGACGTCTCCGCGGCCGTCGAAGGCGGGGCGCGCTGGTCGCCCGCGGTCGACGAGCCGGGCCGCGACGGGTTCGCGGACCCGGCCACCGACCTCGTCGACGGCAGGGTGCGCGGTGCGAAGACCCTCGTCGCCTTTCCCGAGGGCGCCGACGCGCTCGTGGTCTCCCTGCCGGGGCGCACCGCCCTCGTCCCCGCCGAAGGTGTGCTGGTCCGTGCGTCGCTCGACCCGAGCCGCCCCTACGGCGCGGTCTCTCTGGACACCGAGCCGCTGGCCGTCGGCCCTGCGGGGGACGGGCTGCTGCGCGGCGCGGTCCTCGTCGCCGCCGACCTGTGCGGGGTGGCGCGGGGCGCGATCGAGCTGGGCGCGGCCTATGCCCGCGAGCGCAGGCAGTTCGGCCGGCCCATCGGCGCGTTCCAGGGTGTGGCGTTCCAGCTCGTCGAGGCCTTCGTGGGGCTCAAGGCCGCCTGGGACCTCACCCTCTACGCCGCGTGGGCGGTGCAGGAGGGCGAGGCGGACGCCGCGGCCCACGCGCACGCCGCCAAGGCCCGCGCCGGCGAGGCCGCGGTGTTCGCGGCCGAGCGGGCGATCCAGGTGCACGGCGGCATGGGCATCACCCACGAGGCCGACCCGCAGCTCTACCTGCGCCGCGCCCTGGCCACCGAGCCCTGGTTCGGCGCCCCCTCGTGGCACCGGCGCGCGCTGGGCCGCATCCGCTTGGGCGGCTGA
- a CDS encoding LLM class flavin-dependent oxidoreductase: protein MRVGIFLSAQFDPDTDPSAGLAAITEQAVLADRLGFDTVYLGHHYLAHSAFLQPLQLAGYLAHATERVRIGFGVLLAPLHNPIALAEELATLDVLSGGRITVGLGAGYRKRECAAFGVEWGDRIRRLREYVPLLRALWAGEKVTAEGSWGKVENAHLALRPVQAGGPPLWIGAFADPAIKRAARLDAPWLMGPEGGEEAIAERLALYRDELRAHGHSLDRAYPMSREACVAPTTEGAVALVRPHLERQYSGYKSWDTAQGIDVDRYIAEDCLVGDPARVVERIRGLERVHGITHLSLRLQFMGMPHDQAMAQIRRFGEEVLPHVG from the coding sequence ATGCGCGTCGGAATCTTCCTCAGCGCCCAGTTCGACCCGGACACAGACCCGTCCGCGGGGCTCGCCGCGATCACCGAGCAGGCGGTCCTGGCCGACAGGCTCGGCTTCGACACCGTCTACCTCGGCCACCACTACCTCGCCCACTCGGCCTTCCTCCAGCCGCTCCAGCTCGCGGGCTACCTCGCCCACGCCACCGAGCGGGTGCGGATCGGCTTCGGCGTCCTCCTCGCGCCGCTGCACAACCCGATCGCGCTGGCCGAGGAGCTCGCCACGCTCGACGTGCTGAGCGGCGGCCGGATCACCGTCGGGCTCGGCGCGGGATACCGCAAGCGCGAGTGCGCGGCGTTCGGCGTCGAGTGGGGCGACAGGATCCGGCGGCTGCGTGAGTACGTCCCGTTGCTCCGCGCGCTGTGGGCGGGGGAGAAGGTCACCGCGGAAGGCAGCTGGGGCAAGGTCGAGAACGCCCACCTGGCGCTGCGACCCGTCCAGGCCGGCGGCCCTCCGCTGTGGATCGGCGCCTTCGCCGACCCCGCGATCAAGCGCGCGGCACGCCTCGACGCACCATGGCTCATGGGTCCCGAGGGCGGCGAGGAGGCCATCGCGGAGCGGCTCGCCCTCTACCGCGACGAACTCCGCGCCCACGGGCACTCCCTGGACCGCGCCTACCCGATGAGCCGCGAGGCCTGCGTCGCCCCGACGACGGAGGGAGCGGTCGCGCTCGTCAGGCCGCACCTGGAACGGCAGTACTCGGGCTACAAGTCCTGGGACACCGCTCAGGGCATCGATGTGGACCGCTACATCGCCGAGGACTGCCTGGTCGGCGACCCCGCCCGCGTCGTCGAGCGGATCCGCGGCCTGGAGCGCGTGCACGGCATCACCCACCTGTCGCTCCGGCTCCAGTTCATGGGCATGCCGCACGACCAGGCCATGGCGCAGATCCGCAGGTTCGGCGAGGAAGTCCTCCCGCACGTCGGCTGA
- a CDS encoding AMP-binding protein, whose product MSEERIGFRWWAEAEPDRPAIVDAWGASLTYGELGAEVNRLTHGLRDVAGLHRGDTVACVMSNSIRMLTLYLAAMQSGVYLVNINYHLTAEEIAYIVDDCAAAVVVCSQKSAGQTAAAVAGRVPLFVDGAHPAARPFTDLTDGRRADLPAERPAGSLMLYTSGTTGRPKGVKRPLPEADADAGARTYKWLFDEYGMADACAVWLVSAPLYHSANLTPAAGTLHLGGRLVLMDGWTAEMFLETVARHGVTGTHMVPTQFHRLLRLPEAVREAADVGSLRAVLHGAAPCPRPVKERMLAWFGPVLYEYYGSTEVGTTIARPHEWLARPGTVGRPASISTLKIFDPEGNEVPSGVEGTVYMRQGADVVEYHNDPEKTRHARRDGLLTVGDLGYVDADGYLFLTGRSSDLIIVGGVNVYPAEIEAALLTHPQVADAGVVAAADPDLGEVPVAFVEAVPGPLDGAELRASIAAHCAGKLARVKCPARLHLVTGLPRDPNGKLYKARLSEDAVAVAADGASA is encoded by the coding sequence GTGAGCGAGGAGCGCATCGGGTTCCGCTGGTGGGCCGAGGCCGAGCCTGACCGTCCCGCGATCGTCGACGCCTGGGGCGCGAGCCTCACCTACGGTGAGCTGGGCGCCGAGGTGAACCGGCTGACCCACGGCCTGCGCGATGTCGCGGGCCTGCACCGCGGCGACACCGTCGCCTGCGTCATGAGCAACTCCATCCGGATGCTGACGCTCTATCTGGCGGCCATGCAGAGCGGCGTGTACCTGGTCAACATCAACTACCACCTGACCGCCGAGGAGATCGCCTACATCGTCGACGACTGCGCGGCCGCCGTCGTCGTCTGCTCCCAGAAGTCAGCCGGCCAGACGGCGGCGGCGGTCGCGGGCCGGGTGCCCCTGTTCGTCGACGGCGCGCACCCCGCCGCGCGCCCCTTCACCGACCTCACCGACGGGCGGCGCGCGGACCTCCCCGCCGAGCGTCCCGCAGGCTCCCTCATGCTCTACACCTCCGGTACGACCGGGCGGCCCAAGGGCGTCAAGCGCCCGTTGCCCGAGGCCGACGCCGACGCGGGCGCCCGCACCTACAAGTGGCTGTTCGACGAGTACGGGATGGCCGACGCGTGCGCGGTCTGGCTCGTGTCCGCGCCGCTCTACCACTCGGCGAACCTCACCCCCGCGGCGGGCACGCTGCACCTGGGCGGCCGCCTCGTCCTCATGGACGGCTGGACCGCGGAGATGTTCCTGGAGACCGTCGCCCGGCACGGCGTGACCGGCACCCACATGGTCCCGACCCAGTTCCACAGGCTGCTGCGCCTGCCCGAGGCGGTGCGGGAGGCGGCCGACGTGGGCTCGCTGCGAGCCGTGCTGCACGGCGCGGCGCCCTGTCCCCGGCCCGTGAAGGAGCGCATGCTCGCCTGGTTCGGGCCCGTCCTCTACGAGTACTACGGCTCCACCGAGGTCGGCACCACCATCGCCCGCCCGCACGAGTGGCTGGCCCGACCCGGGACCGTCGGACGGCCCGCGTCGATCTCCACGCTGAAGATCTTCGACCCCGAAGGCAACGAGGTGCCCTCGGGCGTCGAAGGCACCGTGTACATGCGGCAGGGCGCCGACGTGGTCGAGTACCACAACGACCCCGAGAAGACCCGGCACGCCCGCAGGGACGGCCTCCTCACCGTCGGCGACCTCGGCTACGTCGACGCCGACGGCTACCTGTTCCTCACCGGCCGCTCCAGCGACCTCATCATCGTCGGCGGGGTGAACGTCTACCCCGCCGAGATCGAGGCGGCGCTGCTCACCCACCCGCAGGTGGCCGACGCCGGCGTGGTCGCCGCCGCGGACCCCGACCTCGGGGAGGTCCCCGTCGCGTTCGTCGAGGCGGTGCCCGGCCCGCTGGACGGCGCGGAGCTGCGCGCGTCGATCGCCGCGCACTGCGCCGGGAAGCTGGCGCGGGTCAAGTGCCCGGCCCGCCTTCACCTCGTCACCGGGCTGCCGCGCGACCCCAACGGCAAGCTCTACAAGGCCCGTCTTTCCGAGGACGCCGTGGCGGTCGCCGCCGACGGCGCCTCCGCGTGA
- a CDS encoding LLM class flavin-dependent oxidoreductase — MKFGIMNLFPVSDGVSDQQVLRDTLEEIQIADELGFDSVWLAEHHFSKYGILGSPLQFGMAVAERTKRITIGTAVLVLPFHDPLRLAEDVAALDVMSGGRLVIGVGRGYQPKEFGGFGIPLDQSRKRYEETLDVLRLALTTENFSYHGEIFHYENITTYPRPLTPGGPQILQGTVSPENFRQRGAVGEPIITSPNFTPLTLMKRNFEAYRDASLAGGHDPSRHDLPFMQQVWAGHGEEGLREAAAAALDYYRSVGKVIPGSEEALEAERGYYEKVAANIKLLTLEQTLTHGGNFGSPQRVAETVAELRDQLGINHYISWMRIPSLRREEALRSMETFAAEVIPQFRAAGAPGETATENAAPAGAAV; from the coding sequence ATGAAGTTCGGGATCATGAACCTGTTCCCGGTGAGCGACGGCGTGTCCGACCAGCAGGTCCTGCGCGACACGCTCGAGGAGATCCAGATCGCCGACGAGCTCGGATTCGACTCGGTGTGGCTCGCCGAGCACCACTTCTCCAAGTACGGCATCCTCGGCAGCCCGCTCCAGTTCGGCATGGCCGTCGCCGAGCGCACCAAGCGCATCACCATCGGCACCGCCGTGCTCGTCCTGCCGTTCCACGACCCGCTGCGCCTCGCCGAGGACGTCGCGGCCCTCGACGTCATGAGCGGCGGCAGGCTCGTCATCGGGGTCGGGCGCGGCTACCAGCCGAAGGAGTTCGGCGGCTTCGGCATCCCCCTGGACCAGTCCCGCAAGCGCTACGAGGAGACCCTCGACGTGCTGCGCCTGGCACTCACCACGGAGAACTTCTCCTACCACGGCGAGATCTTCCACTACGAGAACATCACCACCTACCCCCGGCCGCTCACGCCGGGCGGACCCCAGATCCTCCAGGGGACCGTCTCGCCCGAGAACTTCCGGCAGCGCGGCGCGGTGGGCGAGCCGATCATCACCTCGCCGAACTTCACCCCGCTGACCCTGATGAAGCGCAACTTCGAGGCCTACCGCGACGCGAGCCTCGCGGGCGGCCACGATCCGTCCCGCCACGACCTGCCCTTCATGCAGCAGGTGTGGGCCGGGCACGGCGAGGAGGGCCTGCGCGAGGCCGCCGCGGCCGCGCTGGACTACTACCGGTCCGTCGGCAAGGTGATCCCCGGCTCCGAGGAGGCGCTGGAGGCCGAGCGCGGCTACTACGAGAAGGTCGCCGCGAACATCAAGCTGCTCACCCTGGAGCAGACCCTCACCCACGGTGGCAACTTCGGCTCCCCGCAGCGGGTCGCCGAGACCGTCGCCGAACTGCGCGACCAGCTCGGTATCAACCACTACATATCCTGGATGCGCATTCCGTCGCTGCGCCGCGAGGAGGCCCTGCGCTCCATGGAGACCTTCGCCGCCGAGGTGATCCCGCAGTTCCGCGCCGCCGGAGCGCCCGGCGAGACGGCCACGGAGAACGCGGCCCCGGCCGGAGCGGCCGTCTGA
- a CDS encoding class I adenylate-forming enzyme family protein, producing the protein MNLARDLELRAAEAGARTALTHEDGRTWTFAELDGEAGAVARALAGHGVGRGDRVAIYTRNGPDIVRVLYAAWKLGAVPVTISGLYNGAELAESLGKTRPRLLIADDHDLVALDEAVARTGTAALVVDGALAPGRTALGAGAPETVSAVEVAAGDEACILFTGGTTGSPKAVSVTHGGVQESLARLARVSTGREGPYPPVAEGVAPNLIALPLFHSGGQHSLLFAFRVGRSAVLWDRFRVETLRRLLAEHRFDNLFLLPTMLFDLVHAEEALDLSTVRSVLIAGQALGPHLRRRFEERYGVPIVMNYGSTETGHVAGWTSADMRAGRWKPGSAGRVYPGVELELRDDDGAALPPGEPGEIVVRSTMAKGYVDDAEATSELVRDGWVHSGDIGYVDPDGVLFLVGRKRDMIKCGGFQVWPEEIEEELRAHPLVTDLRVIGVPDERLGEIPRAEVVRAADPAVADDALAAALVALSRERLAHFKAPREVVFVAAIPRSATGKVSRTGGAAAPVTEGAAR; encoded by the coding sequence GTGAACCTCGCTCGCGACCTGGAACTCCGCGCGGCGGAGGCCGGCGCCCGCACGGCGCTGACCCACGAGGACGGTCGAACCTGGACGTTCGCCGAGCTGGACGGTGAGGCCGGCGCGGTCGCGCGGGCCCTCGCCGGGCACGGCGTCGGCCGGGGCGACCGGGTGGCCATCTACACCCGGAACGGCCCCGACATCGTCCGGGTGCTCTACGCGGCCTGGAAGCTCGGCGCCGTACCGGTGACGATCAGCGGCCTCTACAACGGCGCGGAGCTCGCCGAGTCCCTGGGCAAGACCCGGCCCCGGCTCCTCATCGCCGACGACCACGACCTGGTCGCCCTCGACGAGGCCGTGGCCAGGACCGGCACCGCCGCCCTCGTCGTCGACGGGGCGCTCGCGCCCGGCCGGACCGCGCTCGGCGCCGGCGCGCCCGAGACCGTCTCCGCGGTGGAGGTCGCCGCCGGGGACGAGGCGTGCATCCTGTTCACCGGCGGCACGACCGGCAGCCCCAAGGCGGTCAGCGTGACCCACGGCGGGGTCCAGGAGTCCCTGGCGCGCCTCGCCCGCGTCTCCACCGGACGCGAGGGCCCCTACCCGCCGGTCGCCGAGGGCGTCGCGCCGAACCTCATCGCGCTGCCGCTCTTCCACAGCGGCGGCCAGCACTCCCTGCTCTTCGCCTTCCGGGTGGGGCGCTCGGCCGTGCTGTGGGACCGCTTCCGCGTCGAGACGCTGCGGCGCCTCCTCGCCGAGCACCGCTTCGACAACCTCTTCCTGCTGCCGACGATGCTGTTCGACCTCGTTCACGCCGAGGAGGCGCTGGACCTGTCGACGGTGCGCTCCGTCCTCATCGCGGGCCAGGCGCTCGGCCCGCACCTGCGGCGCAGGTTCGAGGAGCGGTACGGCGTCCCCATCGTCATGAACTACGGCTCGACGGAGACGGGGCACGTGGCGGGCTGGACGTCGGCGGACATGCGCGCCGGGCGGTGGAAGCCGGGTTCGGCGGGGCGCGTCTACCCCGGTGTGGAACTCGAACTCCGCGACGACGACGGTGCCGCCCTGCCCCCGGGCGAGCCCGGCGAGATCGTCGTGCGCAGCACCATGGCCAAGGGCTACGTGGACGACGCCGAGGCGACCTCCGAGCTGGTGCGCGACGGCTGGGTCCATTCCGGCGACATCGGCTACGTCGACCCCGACGGGGTGCTGTTCCTCGTCGGCCGCAAGCGCGACATGATCAAGTGCGGCGGGTTCCAGGTCTGGCCCGAGGAGATCGAGGAGGAGCTGCGCGCGCACCCGCTCGTCACCGACCTCCGGGTGATCGGCGTGCCGGACGAGCGGCTCGGCGAGATCCCCCGCGCCGAGGTGGTGCGGGCCGCGGACCCGGCGGTCGCCGACGACGCGCTCGCCGCGGCCCTGGTGGCCCTGTCCCGGGAGCGCCTCGCGCACTTCAAGGCGCCGCGCGAGGTGGTGTTCGTCGCGGCGATCCCGCGCAGCGCCACCGGCAAGGTGAGCCGGACCGGCGGCGCCGCGGCGCCCGTCACGGAAGGGGCGGCCCGGTGA
- a CDS encoding MBL fold metallo-hydrolase, with amino-acid sequence MSIPLITEQSAAFARGSVPPARQVADGVWSIPVPLTGSPLVSMFMYLVETPGGLVLVDAGFDAEDAWQALLAGLRAAGAAPSEVAATVLTHNHPDHIGLADRLRAEGGAAVAIHPLDCFATQRAVRGGFLDQLERTLLRAGVPDADRAPMLRSARRLAAHSESLVPDLLLTEGDAVGGTLQVLHTPGHTYGHISLRDHRRGLLFTGDLLMPTGEPQLAPASLPADDPGADLAASLDRIAGLRADLVLPGHQYPIADHARRARAVLTAHRARLAEVTGAAARAGTAWEIAALLSWPRPWPDMGTTAKRFAVVQTLGLLRALQRGGVVPASTQTGSS; translated from the coding sequence ATGTCCATACCGCTCATCACCGAACAAAGCGCTGCTTTCGCTCGCGGCTCGGTTCCCCCGGCCCGTCAGGTCGCCGACGGCGTCTGGAGCATCCCCGTCCCGCTCACGGGCAGCCCGCTCGTCTCCATGTTCATGTACCTCGTCGAGACGCCGGGCGGCCTCGTCCTGGTCGACGCGGGGTTCGACGCCGAGGACGCCTGGCAGGCGCTTCTCGCCGGGCTGCGCGCGGCGGGCGCGGCCCCCTCGGAGGTCGCCGCGACGGTGCTCACCCACAACCACCCCGACCACATCGGCCTCGCCGACAGGCTGCGCGCGGAAGGCGGCGCCGCCGTGGCGATCCACCCGCTCGACTGCTTCGCCACCCAGCGCGCCGTCCGCGGCGGCTTCCTCGACCAGCTCGAACGGACCCTGCTGCGGGCGGGCGTGCCGGACGCCGACCGCGCGCCGATGCTCCGCTCGGCCCGGCGGCTGGCCGCCCACAGCGAGTCCCTGGTCCCCGATCTGCTGCTGACCGAAGGAGACGCGGTCGGCGGCACGCTGCAGGTGCTGCACACCCCCGGGCACACCTACGGCCACATCTCCCTGCGCGACCACCGCCGCGGGCTGCTGTTCACCGGCGACCTGCTGATGCCGACCGGCGAGCCCCAGCTCGCGCCCGCCTCCCTGCCCGCCGACGACCCCGGCGCCGACCTCGCCGCCTCCCTCGACCGGATCGCCGGCCTGCGTGCGGACCTGGTCCTCCCGGGCCACCAGTACCCGATCGCCGACCACGCCCGAAGGGCCCGCGCGGTGCTCACCGCGCACCGTGCGCGCCTCGCGGAGGTCACCGGGGCCGCCGCCCGCGCCGGGACCGCCTGGGAGATCGCCGCGCTGCTCTCCTGGCCCCGGCCGTGGCCGGACATGGGGACGACCGCGAAGCGCTTCGCGGTCGTCCAGACGCTCGGGCTCCTGCGCGCCCTTCAGCGCGGCGGGGTGGTGCCGGCCTCCACCCAGACGGGCTCGAGCTGA
- a CDS encoding enoyl-CoA hydratase/isomerase family protein — protein sequence MKKTEAELLSQQWDADNMILDEELLEKYVRYDVDPERAVATITFDRPETLNAIPVAAFERVGDLVREAETDDRVKVIIFKGEGRHFGTGADAAELGHYIGYRSGTDKASRRRPAQRQRILPDRNVLTSGFTRPIVESLKATICQVQGYCYGGHFQIALSCDIVIATPDARFTHPAFRYLGPAPQDMYHWIEKLGLTKMKDLMLTMRPLGAEEGEQAGLVTKVVPHEELQQWVDDYAEAIAVTPLDSLMMGKAMMQVVMEARGKGLGAMTGWVGHGWATNVSFEDGDWNFLKQRREKGIAKALADRDNMVAPYFRLSERRSRDGGQG from the coding sequence ATGAAGAAGACCGAAGCTGAGCTGCTGTCCCAGCAGTGGGACGCCGACAACATGATCCTCGACGAGGAGCTGCTGGAGAAGTACGTCAGGTACGACGTCGACCCCGAGCGGGCGGTCGCCACCATCACCTTCGACCGGCCCGAGACCCTGAACGCCATCCCCGTCGCCGCCTTCGAGCGCGTCGGCGACCTGGTGCGCGAGGCCGAGACCGACGACCGCGTGAAGGTGATCATCTTCAAGGGGGAGGGGCGGCACTTCGGCACCGGCGCCGACGCCGCGGAGCTCGGCCATTACATCGGCTACCGCAGCGGCACCGACAAGGCCTCGCGTCGCCGCCCCGCCCAGCGCCAGCGCATCCTGCCCGACCGCAACGTCCTCACCTCGGGCTTCACCCGCCCGATCGTCGAGTCGCTCAAGGCGACGATCTGCCAGGTCCAGGGCTACTGCTACGGCGGGCACTTCCAGATCGCGCTGTCGTGCGACATCGTCATCGCCACCCCCGACGCGCGGTTCACCCACCCGGCCTTCCGCTACCTTGGTCCGGCCCCCCAGGACATGTACCACTGGATCGAGAAGCTGGGCCTCACCAAGATGAAGGACCTCATGCTCACCATGCGCCCGCTCGGCGCCGAGGAGGGCGAGCAGGCCGGCCTGGTCACCAAGGTCGTGCCGCACGAGGAACTCCAGCAGTGGGTGGACGACTACGCCGAGGCGATCGCGGTCACCCCGCTGGACTCCTTGATGATGGGCAAGGCCATGATGCAGGTCGTCATGGAGGCGCGCGGCAAGGGTCTCGGCGCGATGACGGGCTGGGTCGGCCACGGCTGGGCGACCAACGTCTCCTTCGAGGACGGGGACTGGAACTTCCTCAAGCAGCGCCGTGAGAAGGGCATCGCCAAGGCGCTGGCCGACCGGGACAACATGGTCGCGCCCTACTTCCGGCTGAGCGAGCGCCGCTCCCGCGACGGCGGGCAGGGCTGA
- a CDS encoding acyl-CoA dehydrogenase family protein → MDFRDSAEDTAFRAKVGGWLDAALADVPQQDGLGQEEREHWSRVWQQRLSDGGWTGLSWPVEFGGRGLDPLAQAIFNEEAEKRGAPYALNGVGSMLAGPTILAHGTAAQKARYLPAILDSREYWCQGFSEPGSGSDLASLRTAARKVDGGWLISGEKVWTSNAHNATRCMLLARTDPAAPKHEGITYFLADMRDIKVRPLVMLNGDTEFNQMFLDDVFVADGDVLGPVGGGWKVALTTLAYERASMALNLWVWARQAVDRLAVVAAERGLAADPGVCEAVGALDADAEAVRIGSLRMMSEMQAGAAPGPETSVMKLLWAGVVQATNRFAVRLQGAEGVLVDGPGAAVRLHHYLRARAHTIEGGTDEVQKSILAERVLGLPRSR, encoded by the coding sequence GTGGATTTCCGAGACAGCGCCGAGGACACGGCGTTCCGCGCGAAGGTGGGCGGCTGGCTGGACGCGGCGCTGGCCGACGTCCCGCAGCAGGACGGCCTGGGCCAGGAGGAGCGCGAGCACTGGTCGCGCGTCTGGCAGCAGCGGCTGTCCGACGGCGGGTGGACCGGCCTGTCCTGGCCCGTGGAGTTCGGCGGCCGCGGCCTCGACCCCCTCGCCCAGGCGATCTTCAACGAGGAGGCCGAGAAACGGGGCGCCCCGTACGCTCTGAACGGCGTCGGCTCGATGCTCGCGGGGCCGACGATCCTCGCGCACGGCACCGCGGCGCAGAAGGCCCGGTACCTGCCCGCGATCCTCGACAGCCGCGAGTACTGGTGCCAGGGCTTCAGCGAGCCCGGCTCCGGCTCGGACCTGGCGAGCCTGCGCACCGCGGCCCGCAAGGTCGACGGAGGCTGGCTGATCAGCGGCGAGAAGGTGTGGACGTCCAACGCCCACAACGCCACCCGGTGCATGCTGCTGGCCCGCACCGACCCCGCCGCGCCCAAGCACGAGGGGATCACCTACTTCCTCGCCGACATGCGCGACATCAAGGTCCGGCCGCTGGTCATGCTCAACGGCGACACCGAGTTCAACCAGATGTTCCTCGACGACGTGTTCGTGGCCGACGGGGACGTCCTCGGGCCCGTCGGCGGCGGCTGGAAGGTCGCGCTCACCACCCTCGCCTACGAGCGGGCGAGCATGGCGCTCAACCTGTGGGTGTGGGCGCGCCAGGCCGTCGACCGGCTCGCGGTGGTCGCCGCCGAGCGAGGGCTCGCCGCCGACCCCGGCGTGTGCGAGGCCGTCGGGGCGCTCGACGCCGACGCCGAGGCGGTGCGCATCGGCTCGCTGCGGATGATGTCGGAGATGCAGGCGGGGGCCGCGCCGGGGCCGGAGACGTCGGTGATGAAGCTGCTGTGGGCGGGGGTCGTGCAGGCCACCAACCGGTTCGCGGTGCGCCTCCAGGGCGCCGAGGGCGTGCTCGTCGACGGCCCGGGCGCGGCGGTCCGGCTGCACCACTACCTGCGGGCCCGCGCGCACACCATCGAGGGCGGCACCGACGAGGTGCAGAAGTCCATCCTCGCCGAGCGCGTGCTCGGCCTTCCCCGTTCGCGTTGA